The DNA window AGCAATTAATCAGATTTCTTTGGATCGCCAAAGGGAGCTGTGCTGAAGTAAGAAATATGCTGTTTGTTTTATTCCGATTAGAGAAAATTGATGATAAGATTTTTCATTCACTAAGTCATGAGTGCCTGGAAATCACAAAAGAAATTTATCATTTTATAAAATATCTTGAAAAGAGCAATTTAGATTCTAGAAATTCCTGAATTTCTTAATCTCTGAATCTCTGAATACATTATGAGTAAATACACAGAAGACGACCTAAGGGTTGATCTAGAAAATAAAAAATATGAATTCGGCTGGGAAACCCAGATTGATTACGAAGATTTCCCCATCGGCCTGAATGAAGATATTGTCCGTGCCATTTCCGCTAAAAAGGAAGAGCCGGAATGGATGACGGAATGGAGACTGGAATCATTCAGGATCTGGCAGAAAATGACGGAACCGGAATGGGCTAATATCAAATATGAAAAACCTGACTTCCAGGCCATCAGATATTATGCCGCGCCAAAAGTAAAACCGGAGCTGGGCAGCCTGGATGAGGTAGACCCTGAGCTGATCAAAACATTTGAAAAGCTCGGCATCAATATCGAAGAACAGAAGAGGCTTTCCGGAGTAGCTGTTGATATCGTTATGGACTCAATTTCCGTAAAAACAACGTTCCAGGATACGCTGGCTGAGAAAGGGATCATTTTCTGTTCCATTTCTGAAGCAATCAGGCACCATCCGGATCTGGTGAGGAAATACATAGGAAAAGTGGTTCCGCGAGGCGACAACTTTTATGCAG is part of the Chryseobacterium camelliae genome and encodes:
- a CDS encoding four helix bundle protein, whose product is MTVSFEHFPVYKKAISFTVEIFKILDDENLQKEFSLKEQLKRATLSISNNIAEGSEYGSNKQLIRFLWIAKGSCAEVRNMLFVLFRLEKIDDKIFHSLSHECLEITKEIYHFIKYLEKSNLDSRNS